AGCTGCTCTACCGCTGGCATTTGCTGATAGCGGAGCTCCGGGCGGTGGAAAAACTGAATGGGCTTGTCAATGCCAGAGAGCCGCTTGCGCAGCTATTGCTCGATATCCTCAATGAAGAAGAGGCAGAGGAAGAAATTGCGAAGTTGCCTGATCTGGTACCTGCTGATACAGAGATCATATGGGAGAAATTATACGTTGCCTTATTATCGAAGGGATATGTAGCCGCCTTTGACTGGGAAGAACTACCCAATGAAGGCATACAGCTGTTGAACGAACTGACTCCGTTGAGAAATAAACGCATCCTGTTGCATGCACCGGATCCCGGTACATGGAAAGATATGACCGCCGGTGATTTTGCCAGATCTGTGCTGGATTTTCTGAATCGTCAACTGGCGGATTACAAACTGAAGATTGTCGCGGCCGGCCCGGAGCTGGATGAATACCAATACTTTATATGCCTTAACGAGCAAGACTTCCGCCTCGCTAATGCCCGTAGCAAACTGGAAGAACTCTGCCTGATTTGCTTCTTTTAGATATTAAAATTTGGTTAAAATGCCTCCCGGCATTATACTAAAGAAGCAGGTATGCAATAACTTAGTACATCAATTGAATTGAATTATACCCAATGAAATTATTTCGGCAATTATTTTTTACGCTGATCGCGGTGATGCTCCTGCCTCAATTGCGGGAACATAGCACCCCGATTCAAAAGCGGATTGCTGAAAGTATTTTTGCCTCAAAAGTAGCGGCTTACAATGCTGCCATAAAAGCGCCGGCTTATCAAACCACTATCACAAAATTTAAGCGCCGGCCTGTAGGGATCAATGACGGTTATGGCCATGACAAAATTTGTCCTTCGTGCCTGGAGTTAGTTACCGATCAGTTTATTTATGTAGACAGGATCCTTAAAGGATACTATGCAAATCCCTACCTCAGTGTGGCAGTGCCGCTGAGAAGCTGGAGAGGGCCTCCCGTAGCCTGATACCCCGATTTTACATTCTTTTTTATTTCATTTTTTTTTTCAGCGATATATGAATTTAGATATGATCGCGAAGAAGTGGTGTTGGTGGTTGCTATGTGTTTTTCCCTTCACTTCTTCCTTCGCACAATCTGCAGCGGATAATTTTTCGCTGCATCGGGCAATTGCGCTTACACTGGATCATTATCCGGCCATTAAGGCCAAGGAAGCCCAGGTAAAAATGGGACAGGCGAATCTGACGGATGTGAAACACAACTGGTATCCGTCTCTGAAACTTCATGACCAGGTGGATGCCGGTACCGACAATGGTATTTACGGTTCTTACTTTACACTGGGAATGATCCCTTCCACTTCCGGCGGGATCCGCCCGGAGAACAACAGTACATTGATGAGCGGCAATATTGCTATGGCTGCCATGCAATGGGAGATCTACAATTTCGGTGCATATGCCAGTGAACAAAAAGAAGCAACCCAGGCATTGAATGTACAGAAAACAGACCTGAACAACACTTCTAACCAACTAACGGTAACGGTTATACAGGATTACCTGGAACTATTACGGCTGCAGGCGTTACAGAAAATCGAGCAGGATAATATAGCCCGGAATGCAGAGGTGGTGAAAGCGGTTACTGCTATTGTGTTGCATGGCCTGAAACCCGGCGTAGACAGTGCCGTAGCCGCCGCAGAGCTTTCCAGGGCGAGGCTGAACCTGCTGGATATCGATAACAGGTATAATCAGGTACGTATACAGATGGGTACATTAACTGGTTTGGATACAGCCCTGGTACGGCCTGATACGGTCAATAATAACAAGCTGCCGGGTTTACTCGGAGAACAGACGCCCGACAGCATTGCCGGGCATCCGATGCTGGAATACTATAACGCCGTCTATAACCAGGAACGGGCTGCAGAGCAGGTGATCCGGAAATCACATCTGCCGAAGTTAAACCTTATGGCTACAGGATGGATGCGCGGTTCCAGCGGCAGCTTCAATGATGTATATGATAAGAATCTTTGGAGTGGATTGGGATACAGCAGGTACAACTACCTGCTTGGACTGGGCATTACTTACAACCTGACCGATCTGAAACGTACCCGCGAAAAAGCAGCTGTACAACAGTACAGGTCGGAAGTAGCCAGGCAACAGCTGGAAACTACCCGTACCACGCTGAATGGTTTGTTGCAGGAAGCGGAAACGGATATCCGGACGTCGAGAGATAAACTGAAAGAACTGCCGGTGCAGCTGAGCGCTGCAAGGGCTGCCGCCCGCCAGAAAATGGCACTGTACAAGGGAGGGCTTACTAATATCATTGACGTGGTAACCGCTCTGTTTGTGCTGAACCGGGCGGAAACAGACCTGGTACAAACCCGTGATGCTGCATGGAAAGCATTGTTCCGGGCAGCGTATGCAGGCAATACGATATCTCAACTTTTACCTGATCTGAATTAAATATATAGGATTATGTCATTTGTGTCTTCGGCACTGAAGAAACCAATAGCCGTGGTAGTTATCACGGGCGGATTGCTGCTGTTTTCAGTGCTGGCTATCTTCAATATACCCATCGATATTTTCCCGAAGCTTAATCTGCCAACCATATACGTGATTGAGCCGTACGGAGGGATGTCGCCCCAGCAGATGGAAGGCTTCTTTGCCACGCGTATGCAGGACCAGTTCCTGTATGTGAACGGTGTAAAAAGTATTAGTACAAAAAATATACAGGGATTAACCTTACTGAAACTCACCTTCTACGAGAGCACCGATATGGCGGAAGCCTCCGCCCAGGTGGCGTTGCAGGTGAATCGTGTAATGAGTTTCTTTCCGCCCGGGGCTTTACCTCCGCAGGTAATGCGTTTCGATGCCTCGTCGCTTCCGGTGGGAGAGCTGGTGTTCAGTAGTCCCAAACGATCTCTGAAAGAAATATATGACCTGGCGGCAACCCGTATCAGGCCTATGTTTGCGACAGTACCAGGATTGTCGGCGCCGCCGCCATTCGGTTCCAATACGCGTTCAGTAATCCTGAACGTGGACCCGCAGAAACTGCGCAGCTTCAATCTTAGTCCCGATCAGGTGGTGGAAGCCGTGGCGAAAAACAACGTCATGACGCCTTCCGGTAACATACGCATCAACAATACGATGTTTGTGACCACCGTAAACTCTCTTGAAAAAGAAGTGAATGATTTCGGAGATATTCCTATCGTCACCAATGGCGGCAGTAATGTATTTATCCGCGATGTGGCCCGGGTGGCGGATGCAACGGATGTAACGGTCGACTATGCACTGGTGAACGGGCACCGCTCTGTTTACATTCCGGTGGTAAAAACCGCGGATGCATCTACCTGGGATGTTGTAAAACAACTGAAAGGAAAGCTGCCTGAAATGCAAAGCCTGTTGCCGGATGACGTGAAAATCTCCTATGAGTTCGACCAGTCGGTGTTTGTAATCAATGCCGTGAAAAGTCTTATTTCAGAAGGTATCATGGGTGCATTGCTCACCGGGCTGATGGTGCTGTTGTTCCTGCGCGATCTGCGCAGCTGCCTGGTGGTAGTGGTGACGATTCCTGTAGCAGTGCTTTGCGCGGTATTGGGCCTGAAGATGGCCGGACAAACCATCAACATCATGACGCTGAGCGGGCTCGCACTGGCTATCGGTATCCTGGTGGATCAGGCAACGGTGACCATTGAGAATATACACCAGCATTTGGAGATGGGAAAGCCCAAGCGGCAGGCGATCTACGAGGCCTGTGAGGAAATTGCTTTCCCGCTGCTGCTGATTTTGCTCTGTATTCTTGCGGTATTTGCGCCTTCCTTTATCATGACAGGCGTACCACGCGCTATGTTTCTGCCACTGTCGCTTTCCATCGGTTTTGCCATGGTGGCTTCTTATTTTGCGGCGCAAACACTGGTACCCGTGATTTCGAACTGGTGGCTGCAGGCACATAAATTTCAGCATGCACACGTTGGACTGACACTGGATGCGGAGGAAATAAAAGAAGCCAATGAACACCTAAAGTTTGAGCATGAACACCCTGAAAAGGCTGGTGGATTTGAGCGTTTCAAACTCCGGTTCATGGGCGTCCTGGAAGGAGGAATGAAAAGATCGCGTTTGATTGTGACGATATACGTAATAGGCGCGTTGATTTTAGCAGGAGGTTGTTATATGTGGATAGGAAAGGATTTGATGCCGCACATCAATGCGGGCCAGTTCCAGTTGCGACTGCGCATGCCGGATGGTACCCGCCTCGAACGTACGGAAGCAGCCCTGCATGATGTGCTGGGTGTGGTAGACAGTACCGTGAATGGCCACGTAGCTATCAGCTCCGCATATGTAGGCCTGATCCCCAGCAGCTTCGGAAGCAGCAACCTGTATATATTCAACAGCGGTACACATGAAGCTGTGTTACAGGTGAACCTCGACGAGGACTATAAAGTAAAGATTGATCAGTTGAAAGACGAACTACGAAAGAATATTACAGCTAAGATCCCGGAGATGCGCCTTTCGTTTGAGCCAATAGATCTTACGGAAAAAATCATGAGTCAGGGTGCAGCTACGCCCATCGAAGTAAGGGTAGCAGGGAAAGATATGAAGCAGATTTCAGACTATGCAGAAAAGCTGGTAGACAATCTGAAAGACGTGCCTTTCCTGCGGGATGTACAGATTGCGCAGCCGCTTCATTTCCCGGTGATCAATATTCATATCGACCGGCTGAAACTGGCACAGATGGGGCTGAATATCTACCAGGTGGCGCGTTCCGTAACAGCGTCTACCTCTTCGAGCCGATTTACTGAAAAGAACCAGTGGCTCGATGAAAAGGTAGCGTATACGTACCAGGTACAGGTACAGATACCGGAATACAGCATGACGGCTATCAACGACCTGAAAGAGATCCCACTGGTGAGAGGCCAGGCCAGGCCTGTGCTGGCAGACGTGGCTACTTTTACGACTACCGAAATGCCGGGAGAATATGACCGTGCCGGTCCTCGTAGGTTCGTTACCGTTAGTGCCAATATTTCCGGTAAAGATCTGGGTGCTGCTACTGCAGCCGTGCAGAAGGCAATCAAAGACGTAGGCACACCTCCGAAAGGATTGGTGGCTGAACTGAAAGGTGCCTCCAGCCTGCTGGTGGAAACACTGAGTAGTTTGCAGAATGGATTAACCATTGCCATCCTGGTCATCTTCCTGTTACTGGCAGCAAACTACCAATCGTTCAAATTATCTTTTGTGGTGTTGACTACCGTGCCTGCGGTAATTGCCGGCGCACTGATTGCGCTGCTGCTGACCGGGGCTACACTCAATCTGCAGTCGTATATGGGAATGATCATGTCTACCGGGGTATCGGTGGCTAATGCTATCCTGATTGTCACGAATGCTGAGAAATTAAGGCTGGAGTACAAGGATGTGCCGAGAGCTGCCGTAACAGCAGCCGGCTTGAGGTTGCGGCCTATTCTGATGACGAGCCTGGCGATGATAGCGGGTATGATCCCCATGGCCAGCGGTCTTGGTGAAGCCGGTGATCAGACAGCCCCGCTGGGGCGCGCGGTAATCGGTGGACTGATTGCGTCCACACTCGCTGCGCTGCTGATCCTGCCCCAGGTGTACGCGCTTGTGCAGAAGAAGTCGAGCTATGAGTCGCCATCCCTGATGCCGGACGAAGAATAGGGTTTAATAAACATCATATCATCTCGCTATAAAAAGCTAAAAGCTGCAGGCTAACCGCTAAAGGCGCTTAAAGAACATACAAAGAAATTATGAAACAACTAACATATTATTTATCAGCTCTCTCCATCATATCCGGACTGGCCGCCTGTAATTCAGCGGCCATGCCGGAGAAGAAAGCGGCTTCCGATCATGGGAAGCGTTATACGCTGTCGCAGGTTGTACAGCGGCCACTGGGAGGCACTATCCGCCTGCCGGGTACCCTGCAGGCCTTCCAGGAAGTTAGTATCTATCCAAGGATCAATGGCTTCGTGAAAAGCATCATGGTGGATCGCGGAAGCAAAGTGAAAAAGGGACAGGTGTTGCTGGTACTGGAAGCCCCAGAGGTAACTCAGCACTTCTACGCGGCACAATCGAAATACCTGCAGGCAGCGGCTATGTTTGCTTCCAGCAAAGACAACTACGAGCGTACTGTAGCCACCAGTGCAGAGCCTGGCACAATTTCCCCGCACGACCTGGAGTTGTCGAAAGCCAGGATGCTGGCCGATAGTGCCCTGATGAACAGCGAGCAGGCCAATTTTCGTGCGCAGGAAGTGAATAAAGGCTATCTCGTGGTAACGGCGCCGTTTGATGGTGTGATCACGGAGCGTAACATTCACCCCGGCGCATTGGTAGGGCCGGATACTAAAGTAGACGATAAGCCTATGCTGATGCTCGAACAGGAAGACAAGCTAAGGCTGGTCATGCAGGTACCTGAAATGTATAGTGCACAGCTGGCGGAACAATCCGTGGTGAACTTTGACGTGGATGCAATACCAGGGGAACATTTTCAGGGAAATATAGCCCGGCAGGCCGGAACACTGAACGATAAATATCGCTCCGAAGCCGTGGAAATAGATGTGCCTAATCCCAAACGCCAGCTGAAAGCCGGCATGTATACCGAAGTAGTGCTGCCGTTAAAAGGCTCGGCGCAGGCGATGCTGGTACCTTCCAGCGCAATTGTGATGTCGACCGAAAAGAAATACGTAGTAGCGGTAAAAGATCATCATACAAAATGGATTGATATAGAAGAAGGTAATCATCATAACGATTCAACAGAAGTATTCGGCCACTTACAGCCCAATGATCAGGTGATTGTAAATGCCACAGATGAGATCAAAGAAGGGATTACCATTCCATAGCAGTTCTTTCAACACACGT
The genomic region above belongs to Chitinophaga sp. 180180018-3 and contains:
- a CDS encoding TolC family protein → MNLDMIAKKWCWWLLCVFPFTSSFAQSAADNFSLHRAIALTLDHYPAIKAKEAQVKMGQANLTDVKHNWYPSLKLHDQVDAGTDNGIYGSYFTLGMIPSTSGGIRPENNSTLMSGNIAMAAMQWEIYNFGAYASEQKEATQALNVQKTDLNNTSNQLTVTVIQDYLELLRLQALQKIEQDNIARNAEVVKAVTAIVLHGLKPGVDSAVAAAELSRARLNLLDIDNRYNQVRIQMGTLTGLDTALVRPDTVNNNKLPGLLGEQTPDSIAGHPMLEYYNAVYNQERAAEQVIRKSHLPKLNLMATGWMRGSSGSFNDVYDKNLWSGLGYSRYNYLLGLGITYNLTDLKRTREKAAVQQYRSEVARQQLETTRTTLNGLLQEAETDIRTSRDKLKELPVQLSAARAAARQKMALYKGGLTNIIDVVTALFVLNRAETDLVQTRDAAWKALFRAAYAGNTISQLLPDLN
- a CDS encoding efflux RND transporter permease subunit; translated protein: MSFVSSALKKPIAVVVITGGLLLFSVLAIFNIPIDIFPKLNLPTIYVIEPYGGMSPQQMEGFFATRMQDQFLYVNGVKSISTKNIQGLTLLKLTFYESTDMAEASAQVALQVNRVMSFFPPGALPPQVMRFDASSLPVGELVFSSPKRSLKEIYDLAATRIRPMFATVPGLSAPPPFGSNTRSVILNVDPQKLRSFNLSPDQVVEAVAKNNVMTPSGNIRINNTMFVTTVNSLEKEVNDFGDIPIVTNGGSNVFIRDVARVADATDVTVDYALVNGHRSVYIPVVKTADASTWDVVKQLKGKLPEMQSLLPDDVKISYEFDQSVFVINAVKSLISEGIMGALLTGLMVLLFLRDLRSCLVVVVTIPVAVLCAVLGLKMAGQTINIMTLSGLALAIGILVDQATVTIENIHQHLEMGKPKRQAIYEACEEIAFPLLLILLCILAVFAPSFIMTGVPRAMFLPLSLSIGFAMVASYFAAQTLVPVISNWWLQAHKFQHAHVGLTLDAEEIKEANEHLKFEHEHPEKAGGFERFKLRFMGVLEGGMKRSRLIVTIYVIGALILAGGCYMWIGKDLMPHINAGQFQLRLRMPDGTRLERTEAALHDVLGVVDSTVNGHVAISSAYVGLIPSSFGSSNLYIFNSGTHEAVLQVNLDEDYKVKIDQLKDELRKNITAKIPEMRLSFEPIDLTEKIMSQGAATPIEVRVAGKDMKQISDYAEKLVDNLKDVPFLRDVQIAQPLHFPVINIHIDRLKLAQMGLNIYQVARSVTASTSSSRFTEKNQWLDEKVAYTYQVQVQIPEYSMTAINDLKEIPLVRGQARPVLADVATFTTTEMPGEYDRAGPRRFVTVSANISGKDLGAATAAVQKAIKDVGTPPKGLVAELKGASSLLVETLSSLQNGLTIAILVIFLLLAANYQSFKLSFVVLTTVPAVIAGALIALLLTGATLNLQSYMGMIMSTGVSVANAILIVTNAEKLRLEYKDVPRAAVTAAGLRLRPILMTSLAMIAGMIPMASGLGEAGDQTAPLGRAVIGGLIASTLAALLILPQVYALVQKKSSYESPSLMPDEE
- a CDS encoding efflux RND transporter periplasmic adaptor subunit, whose protein sequence is MKQLTYYLSALSIISGLAACNSAAMPEKKAASDHGKRYTLSQVVQRPLGGTIRLPGTLQAFQEVSIYPRINGFVKSIMVDRGSKVKKGQVLLVLEAPEVTQHFYAAQSKYLQAAAMFASSKDNYERTVATSAEPGTISPHDLELSKARMLADSALMNSEQANFRAQEVNKGYLVVTAPFDGVITERNIHPGALVGPDTKVDDKPMLMLEQEDKLRLVMQVPEMYSAQLAEQSVVNFDVDAIPGEHFQGNIARQAGTLNDKYRSEAVEIDVPNPKRQLKAGMYTEVVLPLKGSAQAMLVPSSAIVMSTEKKYVVAVKDHHTKWIDIEEGNHHNDSTEVFGHLQPNDQVIVNATDEIKEGITIP